In Pelosinus sp. IPA-1, a genomic segment contains:
- the ilvD gene encoding dihydroxy-acid dehydratase, producing MRSDIVKKGSTRAAHRSLFYAMGYNQEDLDKPLIGIVNSFNEIIPGHGHLKDIAQAAKLGVAAAGGTPLEFPAIGICDGIAMGHKGMKYPLPSRELIADSIEAVAEGHAFDGLVLIPNCDKIVPAMLMAAARINIPCVVVSGGPMLAGRYQGKNISVSNIFEAAGKYESGKINAEELAAMEASACPGCGSCAGLFTANTMNCLTEVLGMGLPGNGTIPAAFTGARKVLAKQAGAVIMDLVKNNVRPRDILTSKAFENAITVDMGIGGSSNTVLHLTAIAHEAGLPLPLSLFETISAKTPYITKLSPGGTHHMQDLQEAGGISAVMKELTKANLIHTDALTVTGPLSQRLVDAEITRADVIHTIDNPYKKTGGIAVLAGNLAPDCAIVKESAVKEDMLVFEGPARVFDSEEEVIEALLAKQVTDGEVVVIRYEGPKGGPGMKEMLNPTAIITGMGLKVALLTDGRFSGATQGACIGHVSPEAMEGGPIALVENGDVISINIPNRTLVLNITEEEMDKRRQNWVQPEPKIKTGYLARYARMVTSANTGAVLK from the coding sequence ATGCGTAGTGACATTGTAAAAAAAGGTTCAACTCGGGCAGCCCATCGTTCCCTTTTCTATGCTATGGGATACAATCAAGAGGATTTGGATAAACCTCTCATTGGCATTGTCAATTCCTTTAACGAAATTATCCCTGGTCATGGGCACTTAAAAGATATTGCCCAAGCGGCGAAACTTGGAGTGGCAGCCGCAGGCGGAACCCCCTTAGAATTTCCCGCTATTGGGATTTGTGATGGCATTGCCATGGGGCACAAGGGTATGAAGTACCCCCTGCCTAGCCGTGAGTTAATTGCCGATTCCATTGAAGCAGTAGCAGAGGGTCATGCTTTTGATGGTCTCGTCCTTATTCCTAACTGTGATAAAATTGTGCCTGCTATGCTTATGGCAGCTGCTAGAATTAATATTCCTTGTGTAGTAGTTAGTGGTGGCCCTATGCTGGCGGGACGTTATCAAGGCAAAAACATTAGCGTCAGCAATATCTTTGAGGCGGCTGGAAAATATGAGTCAGGAAAAATCAATGCAGAAGAATTAGCTGCCATGGAAGCATCTGCTTGTCCAGGCTGTGGATCTTGTGCGGGACTGTTCACTGCCAATACTATGAACTGTTTGACAGAAGTCTTGGGAATGGGTCTCCCTGGTAATGGTACCATTCCTGCAGCCTTTACTGGAGCTCGAAAAGTACTTGCCAAGCAGGCTGGCGCCGTTATTATGGACCTCGTAAAAAACAATGTCCGCCCACGAGATATTTTGACCAGTAAAGCTTTTGAAAATGCAATTACCGTCGATATGGGAATTGGCGGCTCTTCCAATACAGTATTACATCTTACAGCGATCGCCCATGAAGCGGGACTTCCCCTTCCTCTCTCCTTATTTGAAACCATCAGTGCCAAGACCCCTTATATTACAAAACTCAGCCCTGGTGGAACCCATCACATGCAAGACTTACAAGAAGCCGGTGGTATTAGCGCTGTCATGAAAGAACTAACAAAAGCCAATCTCATCCATACAGATGCTCTAACCGTAACAGGCCCCTTATCTCAGCGTTTGGTAGATGCCGAAATTACACGGGCTGATGTAATCCATACCATTGATAACCCCTATAAGAAAACTGGCGGCATTGCCGTGCTTGCCGGCAACCTTGCTCCTGACTGCGCTATTGTCAAGGAAAGTGCCGTAAAGGAAGATATGCTTGTTTTTGAAGGTCCTGCCCGTGTGTTTGACTCTGAAGAAGAAGTAATTGAAGCACTCCTGGCTAAACAAGTAACAGATGGTGAAGTCGTTGTCATCCGCTATGAAGGACCAAAAGGTGGTCCAGGCATGAAAGAAATGCTCAATCCTACGGCCATTATTACTGGCATGGGACTTAAGGTAGCACTTCTCACTGATGGACGGTTTAGCGGAGCTACCCAAGGGGCCTGTATTGGTCACGTCTCACCAGAAGCCATGGAGGGAGGGCCTATTGCTCTAGTCGAAAATGGGGATGTAATTTCCATTAACATTCCAAACCGTACTTTGGTTCTAAATATCACAGAGGAAGAGATGGACAAACGCCGCCAAAACTGGGTACAACCAGAACCAAAGATCAAAACAGGCTACCTCGCTCGTTATGCACGTATGGTTACATCCGCTAATACAGGTGCTGTATTAAAATAA
- a CDS encoding DUF1858 domain-containing protein, whose amino-acid sequence MLPKGANLQKIHNGNRTYAITPHLPGGFIKPDAMRKYADVAEKYHGVMKLTSAQRIMITGLKAEDIDQIWEELGMQPAMGFANCVRSVKICPGSVFCKRGKQDSIKLGMELDKLYHKKEMPSRMKFSVAGCQNSCSEVHVRDIGVMGTDIGWDIYVGGTAGSHPRLADLLIEGLDYDEVLRIVGVIIQYYQKNADIERIGQFIDRVGFKKFRADVLAQFYQGVSETTKPLVPQSEEGREIIPVAGGLTEGTLVFGDKITVDSVISDIIRVYPQTIPIFRSFGMGCLGCPSATGEALSKAAEIHGLDVNEIVAGLNKVI is encoded by the coding sequence ATGTTACCTAAAGGTGCTAATTTACAAAAGATCCATAATGGTAATCGTACATATGCGATAACACCCCATTTGCCAGGAGGTTTTATAAAACCGGATGCTATGAGAAAGTATGCAGATGTTGCCGAGAAGTATCATGGTGTAATGAAATTGACATCTGCACAGCGTATCATGATTACGGGGCTTAAAGCAGAAGATATTGATCAAATTTGGGAAGAACTAGGTATGCAGCCTGCTATGGGTTTCGCCAATTGTGTACGTAGTGTTAAAATATGCCCGGGCAGTGTATTTTGTAAACGTGGCAAGCAAGATAGTATTAAGCTAGGTATGGAACTTGACAAGTTGTATCATAAAAAAGAAATGCCATCCCGAATGAAATTTAGTGTGGCGGGTTGTCAAAATTCTTGTTCTGAGGTACACGTAAGAGACATTGGTGTTATGGGGACGGATATTGGCTGGGATATTTATGTAGGTGGCACTGCTGGTTCGCACCCTCGCTTGGCGGATCTTTTAATTGAAGGGTTAGATTACGATGAGGTACTCCGAATCGTAGGCGTTATTATTCAGTACTATCAGAAAAATGCGGATATTGAGCGTATAGGTCAGTTTATTGACCGGGTTGGATTTAAAAAGTTTCGAGCCGACGTATTGGCTCAATTCTATCAAGGTGTGAGTGAAACGACAAAGCCCTTAGTACCTCAATCGGAAGAGGGGCGTGAGATTATCCCCGTTGCAGGTGGTCTAACAGAAGGCACATTGGTATTTGGGGACAAAATCACAGTGGATAGTGTCATAAGTGACATTATCAGAGTCTATCCACAAACAATCCCTATATTCCGTTCCTTTGGCATGGGATGTCTTGGATGCCCTTCTGCAACGGGCGAAGCGCTAAGCAAAGCAGCAGAAATTCATGGTCTAGATGTAAACGAAATCGTAGCCGGTTTAAATAAGGTAATTTAG